A DNA window from Cutaneotrichosporon cavernicola HIS019 DNA, chromosome: 2 contains the following coding sequences:
- a CDS encoding uncharacterized protein (Efflux protein EncT) yields MIAKEPNHTNVSKIEEVEVDPAPTNVLAPLPARKKGILLFCFCLAVFMDVAGTSAAFIMTAPIAADLGLDIGNSIWIVYAYGIPFAALLLFAGRVADLYSPSLVFASGFLGCGVLNLVISFMTNKYAFLILRAISAVFAVFTLPSSVNMIGADLLLALLVLFMLSWTQVEGQGWNNPLFIAPLVISLVLLPLFLLWENKLPVGFSLLPHGMWRFPNMAPLVISALTIFLWYAPYQLRMATYFQVVLHDSAIITGVKILPMGVTACIVGGVAQHASVLHNPRYSVPISSILCFGSGLLLAFSGGGHGKDYWRYIFPSQIIGTMGAMVIYVIMNTVLIQTFPQDFAGVAGSFVQVLFQIGAAIGNAAQAGFLGAHTDSAKQGEALADWTTSRNSFFFTSAVIGASGVAFALLFRHDLMPKAGLEDQTVAAEAEREGARDAEARQVHAVPTIN; encoded by the exons ATGATCGCTAAAGAACCAAACCACACTAACGTCTCGaagatcgaggaggtcgaggtcgatccCGCACCGACCAACGTCCTCGCTCCCCTCCCCGCGCGGAAGAAGGGCATACTCCTCTTCTGTTTC TGCCTCGCCGTCTTCATGGATGTGGCAGGCACCAGTGCGGCGTTTATCATGACCGCGcccatcgccgccgacctcggcctcgataTCGGTAACAGTATCTGGATCGTGTACGCTTACGGGATCCCGttcgccgcgctcctcctcttcgccgGCCGCGTGGCCGATCTCTACTCCCCCAGCCTGGTATTTGCATCCGGGTTCCTTGGGTGTGGGGTTCTTAACCTCGTCATCTCATTTATGACTAACAAATACGCGTTCCTTATCCTTCGTGCCATCAGTGCAGTTTTTGCCGTTTTCACCCTCCCGTCCAGCGTGAATATGATCG gcgccgacctcctcctggccCTCCTCGTGCTTTTCATGTTGTCATGGACCCAAGTCGAGGGTCAAGGATGGAACAACCCGCTCTTCATTGCGCCACTGGTCATATCCCTcgttctcctccccctcttcctcctaTGGGAGAACAAGCTACCAGTTGgcttctccctcctcccacacGGCATGTGGCGGTTCCCCAACATGGCCCCGCTCGTCATCTCAGCCCTCACCATATTCCTCT GGTACGCGCCCTACCAACTCCGCATGGCGACGTACTTCCAAGTCGTGCTACACGACTCGGCCATCATCACCGGCGTCAAGATCCTTCCTATGGGCGTGACGGCCTGTATCGTCGGGGGGGTTGCTCAGCACGCCTCAGTCCTGCATAATCCTCGATACTCCGTACCTATTTCCAGTATACTCTGTTTCGGCTCAggcctcctcctggcgTTCTCGGGCGGAGGCCACGGAAAAGATTACTGGCGCT ATATCTTTCCAAGCCAGATCATTGGCACAATGGGCGCAATGGTCATCTACGTCATCATGAA CACAGTCCTGATCCAGACGTTTCCCCAGGACTTTGCCGGAGTCGCTGGCAGTTTCGTCCAGGTCCTCTTCCAGATCGGGGCGGCGATTGGGAATGCCGCCCAGGCTGGGTTCTTGGGCGCGCATACTGATTCTGCCAAGCAGGGAGAGGCGCTGGCCGACTGGACGACGTCGCGAAACAGTTTCTTCTTCACGTCGGCTGTGATCGGCGCTTCGGGGGTGGCTTTCGCCCTGCTATTCCGACACGACCTCATGCCCAAGGCTGGGCTCGAGGACCAGACTGTCgctgctgaggctgagcgtgagggcgcgcgcgatgccgaggcccGGCAAGTTCACGCTGTCCCGACTATTAACTGA
- a CDS encoding uncharacterized protein (Alpha/beta hydrolase family) translates to MAQIVTYPPYNKPSVAPTPSVQPPRNLLALRRPPPSTAPALPQRPALAPPPAGYTRTLHAAPAAWPKTLTESVGSFSRESEPFGPVPAKESKKERSARIVREKDASVIPRRDATYWPIAEAEVSSQPPQWLAVERWHRNVQAKDGITLVVAHANGLQKELYYPMMAKLLEQSGPGALFGSGGSLPSAATPVFNDVWFLDDVHHGASVDLNAGKLASMYAWADCARDCANFVQHVLPTANGGYQMQWTDATTAPPVIGVGHSIGGNAMVQACHMVPDRFSALLLIEPMCQPAIGNVQIKMGHPIVQGALRRRSEWPSVQSAAETRTNAMFNTWDQDVFDVYLKSSLVPTGNGEEVTLATPKWAEAAVFSDPEGPQRGWDSLSNLHCPVGFILGENPAWLGGPEVVPEIPWRAPRSRNERLMSGSHLLPQEAPADCADSMWRFFTTLAAGKWDATGSKL, encoded by the exons ATGGCGCAAATCGTCACCTATCCGCCGTACAACAAGCCGAGCGTTGCGCCAACGCCGTCGGTGCAACCTCCGCGTAACCTGCTGGCCCTGCGCCGGCCTCCACCGTCTACTGCCCCTGCGCTTCCTCAACGgcccgccctcgcccctccACCGGCGGGCTACACCCGTACCCTACATGCCGCCCCAGCAGCCTGGCCCAAGACGCTGACGGAGAGTGTTGGGTCTTTCTCGCGCGAGTCGGAGCCGTTTGGTCCCGTCCCCGCCAAGGAGAGTAAGAAGGAGCGGTCGGCGCGCATTGTGCGCGAGAAGGATGCGAGCGTTATTCCCCGCCGAGACGCAACCTACTGGCCCATCGCGGAAGCCGAGGTGTCGTCCCAGCCACCGCAGTggctcgccgtcgagcggTGGCACCGCAACGTCCAGGCCAAAGATGGGATCACGCTTGTTGTCGCCCACGCCAACGGACTCCAGAAGGAGCTGTACTACCCCATGATGGCCAAGCTTCTCGAGCAGTCTGGACCCGGCGCGCTGTTTGGTTCCGGTGGGTCGTTgcccagcgccgcgacgcccGTGTTCAATGACGTCTGGTTCCTCGATGACGTGCACCACGGCGCAAGTGTCGACTTGAACGCCGGCAAGCTCGCCTCGATGTATGCGTGGGCCGACTGTGCGCGTGACTGTGCCAATTTCGTACAGCACGTCCTTCCAACTGCGAACGGAGGGTATCAGATGCAGTGGACTGATGCGACCACTGCTCCGCCCGTCATTGGTGTCGGCCACTCGATTGGCGGCAACGCAATGGTGCAGGCCTGCCACATGGTGCCGGACCGGttctccgccctcctcctcatcgagcCAATG TGCCAGCCGGCCATCGGTAACGTCCAGATCAAGATGGGTCATCCGATCGTTCAAGGCGCGCTGAGACGGCGCTCCGAGTGGCCGTCCGTCCAGTCAGCCGCCGAGACCCGCACCAACGCAATGTTCAATACATGGGACCAGGACGTCTTCGACGTGTACCTCAAGTCATCGCTCGTCCCCACCGGAAATGGGGAGGAAGTGACCCTCGCCACGCCCAAGTGGGCCGAAGCCGCTGTCTTCTCGGACCCCGAGGGACCGCAGCGCGGATGGGACAGCCTGTCCAACCTCCATTGCCCTGTCGGCTTCATCCTCGGCGAAAACCCAGCGTGGCTCGGAGGGCCCGAGGTCGTGCCCGAGATCccttggcgcgcgcccCGTAGCCGTAATGAGCGGCTTATGAGTGGTTCACACCTTCTGCCGCAGGAGGCTCCGGCGGATTGTGCCGATTCGATGTGGCGCTTCTTCACGACGCTGGCGGCTGGCAAGTGGGACGCGACGGGGAGCAAGCTCTAG
- a CDS encoding uncharacterized protein (Belongs to the multicopper oxidase family) — MTLLLLILAAVFACLGRAGEFPEISREVLLGDQSGYWASARHFDILAEPQVREYTFDLSVAYAPVGGLVKRTLLVNGISPGPLIEANVGDNIVVHVQNSMPNTTAMHWHGLRQVNTNFMDGAAGFTQCAIPPGGTFTYSFTVVDSGTYWWHSHVELQYSDGLFGGFIAHAKDDGAKMPPYDDDLLLLIGDLYNTPTNALSWRFFNGLFRPYALTEPMPDGGHINGVSQARCAYVPTNADPPPPDPNQPPPPPPLIPLPPPDPNRPIFNATNECGNYPTTYWNVTAETDKTYRLRLVNVGTHNDMIFSIDDHDLTVIEIDATPVEPYPTKRVRLAVGQRASVLIHTDKPGAHWIRSVLGLNQMTYVGPDVSNTTLAVLRYGCGPTDMPSISADEAAMTTGGFAYGVGGSVQPGDPNEPSWSDKAPTVGPLTVFKPVGAPPAPPSTQTVYTELGVSIMPQGPRITFNNKSWTPMEGASAAIFMVQEGQEIGNDAGDHRGTQFNVVNTDPTAVIDLIIQTPFGAAHPFHLHGHNMWVLAQGMGKFNGTTNLLPTDGAMYRDVVVVPASKTGAHLVLRIKADNPGVWPFHCHMQWHMMFGLLFTLESLPDQIKTMDIPGRELCQMGS; from the coding sequence ATGactcttctcctcctcatcctaGCAGCAGTCTTCGCgtgcctcggccgcgcagGGGAGTTCCCCGAGATCTCGCGCGAGGTCCTCCTAGGCGACCAGTCGGGATActgggcctcggcgcggcaTTTCGACATACTCGCCGAGCCACAGGTGCGCGAGTACACCTTTGACCTGTCGGTCGCGTACGCGCCGGTCGGCGGGCTGGTCAAACGTactctcctcgtcaacggcATATCTCCAGGTCCCCTCATCGAGGCCAATGTCGGTGACAACATtgtcgtccatgtccaAAACAGCATGCCGAACACCACTGCCATGCACTGGCACGGCCTGCGTCAGGTCAACACCAACTTTATGGACGGCGCGGCCGGATTCACCCAATGTGCCATTCCCCCAGGAGGTACCTTTACGTATAGCTTCACCGTTGTGGACTCGGGCACGTACTGGTGGCACTCACACGTCGAGCTGCAGTACTCGGACGGCCTGTTTGGTGGGTTCATCGCGCACGCCAAGGATGACGGTGCCAAGATGCCGCCATATGatgacgacctcctcctcctcattgGAGACCTGTATAACACGCCCACGAACGCGCTTAGCTGGCGTTTCTTCAACGGCCTCTTCCGGCCGTACGCACTCACCGAGCCAATGCCAGACGGCGGGCACATCAATGGCGTGAGCCAGGCGCGCTGTGCTTACGTCCCCACCAACGCCGATCCGCCCCCTCCCGACCCAAACCAgcccccacccccaccccctctCATCCCCCTCCCGCCACCGGACCCGAACCGCCCCATCTTCAACGCCACCAACGAGTGCGGCAACTACCCGACAACGTATTGGAACGTCACTGCCGAGACTGACAAGACGTATCGCCTCCGCCTGGTCAACGTCGGTACACACAACGACATGATCTTCAGCAtcgacgaccacgaccTCACCGTCATCGAGATCGACGCCACCCCTGTCGAGCCGTACCCGACCAAACGCGTGCGCCTCGCTGTCGGGCAGCGCGCATCGGTCCTCATCCACACGGATAAGCCAGGCGCCCACTGGATCCGCAGCGTGCTCGGCCTCAACCAGATGACCTACGTTGGTCCCGATGTGTCGAACACGACCCTCGCGGTGCTTCGCTATGGTTGTGGACCGACTGATATGccctccatctccgccGATGAGGCCGCCATGACAACCGGAGGCTTTGCGTACGGTGTCGGCGGCTCTGTCCAGCCCGGAGACCCCAACGAGCCGAGCTGGTCAGACAAGGCGCCGACCGTTGGCCCTTTGACGGTCTTCAAACCTGTCGGGGCACCTCCCGCACCACCATCCACACAGACAGTATACACTGAGCTCGGTGTCAGTATCATGCCGCAGGGCCCGCGCATTACATTCAACAACAAGTCGTGGACGCCGATGGAGGGGGCGAGCGCCGCCATCTTCATGGTTCAAGAAGGCCAGGAGATTGGCAACGACGCAGGCGACCACCGCGGCACACAGTTCAATGTGGTCAACACGGACCCCACCGCTGTCATCGACCTCATCATTCAGACTCCCTTCGGCGCAGCCCACCCCTTCCACCTCCACGGGCACAACATGTGGGTCCTGGCACAGGGCATGGGCAAGTTTAACGGCACAaccaacctcctcccaaCCGACGGCGCCATGTATCGCGACGTGGTGGTTGTGCCCGCGAGCAAGACTGGCGCGCACCTCGTGTTGCGGATCAAGGCGGACAATCCCGGCGTGTGGCCGTTCCACTGCCACATGCAGTGGCATATGATGTTTGGCCTTCTGTTTACTCTTGAGAGCCTTCCGGATCAGATTAAGACAATGGACATTCCGGGCCGCGAGTTGTGTCAGATGGGTTCCTAG